In Enterobacter cloacae, the following are encoded in one genomic region:
- a CDS encoding carboxylic ester hydrolase: MRYTLAIGFTFICWAGLAQAADPEVRVTDGRILGSEHQGVYAFKGIPFAAPPVGALRWQPPQPVTAWQGVRSAKHYGKDCLQEPFPGDAAPLGIGFSEDCLTLNVWRPANASGKLPVMVWIYGGGFVNGGSSPAVYAGDAFARQGVVFVSFNYRVGRFGFFAHPALANDPLRGNYGLMDQLAALKWVKNNITNFNGDPDNVTLFGESAGGFSVNSLLTSKEASGLFQKAIIQSGSGRHSIVPHQNWQQAEKAGLAFAAKHGVNGNDDKALEALRHLPANEVVSGLNMATMQSPDYSGPMIDGRIITAEPHELYSKGKFNKVPLIIGTNDADIGFAPQVTAREQAFAPFAADLRGKAAQAYRDMSPQQTANAIASDSFMVEPARYMARVWSDNQLPVWQYRFGYVAQALSDQTSGAQHASEIPYVFNTLMARYADTVKPQDQAVAAQLNRYWVNFARSSQPNEKNLPEWPAFNRQADNLLLIPAAGAQQTRTQRDPWQERLDLVETLVKE; this comes from the coding sequence ATGCGATACACATTAGCGATTGGATTCACCTTTATCTGTTGGGCTGGCCTGGCTCAGGCCGCTGACCCTGAAGTGAGGGTGACGGATGGACGTATTTTGGGAAGTGAACATCAAGGCGTTTATGCTTTTAAGGGCATTCCGTTTGCCGCACCACCCGTTGGGGCACTTCGTTGGCAGCCCCCGCAGCCAGTAACAGCCTGGCAAGGTGTTCGTTCGGCAAAACACTACGGAAAAGATTGTCTACAAGAACCGTTTCCAGGGGATGCCGCGCCGTTAGGTATAGGGTTTAGCGAAGATTGCCTGACGCTCAACGTGTGGCGACCGGCTAACGCCAGCGGCAAATTGCCTGTCATGGTCTGGATTTATGGCGGTGGGTTTGTCAATGGAGGCTCATCCCCTGCGGTGTATGCCGGAGACGCCTTTGCCCGCCAGGGTGTGGTGTTCGTCAGCTTTAACTATCGTGTGGGACGTTTTGGCTTTTTCGCCCATCCGGCACTCGCTAACGATCCACTGCGGGGTAACTACGGTCTGATGGACCAACTTGCCGCGCTGAAATGGGTCAAAAATAATATAACTAACTTCAATGGCGATCCGGACAATGTCACGCTATTTGGCGAGTCAGCAGGGGGCTTCTCCGTTAACAGCCTGTTGACCAGCAAAGAAGCGTCGGGTCTGTTCCAGAAAGCCATTATCCAGTCCGGCTCTGGTCGTCACAGTATCGTCCCACACCAGAACTGGCAGCAGGCAGAAAAAGCCGGTCTGGCATTTGCCGCCAAACACGGCGTCAACGGCAATGACGACAAGGCGCTGGAGGCGCTGCGACATCTTCCTGCCAACGAGGTGGTCAGTGGCCTTAATATGGCCACCATGCAAAGCCCGGATTACTCCGGACCGATGATCGATGGGCGTATTATCACCGCAGAACCGCACGAACTGTACAGTAAGGGGAAATTCAATAAAGTGCCGCTGATTATTGGTACAAACGACGCGGATATTGGTTTTGCACCACAGGTCACTGCACGAGAACAGGCGTTTGCTCCGTTTGCGGCTGACCTGCGCGGCAAAGCGGCCCAGGCTTATCGCGATATGTCACCGCAGCAGACTGCCAACGCCATTGCCAGCGATAGCTTTATGGTTGAACCGGCGCGCTATATGGCCCGGGTGTGGAGTGATAACCAGCTTCCTGTGTGGCAGTATCGTTTTGGTTACGTGGCGCAGGCACTGAGTGACCAGACGTCTGGCGCGCAGCATGCCAGTGAAATTCCGTATGTTTTTAATACACTAATGGCACGTTATGCCGATACGGTGAAACCGCAAGATCAGGCCGTGGCCGCCCAGCTTAATCGGTATTGGGTAAATTTTGCCAGGAGCAGCCAGCCCAATGAGAAAAATCTACCTGAATGGCCAGCTTTCAACCGTCAGGCAGACAACCTGTTGTTGATCCCTGCGGCAGGAGCGCAACAGACACGGACCCAGCGCGATCCGTGGCAAGAGAGACTGGATTTAGTCGAAACGCTGGTAAAGGAATAA